GATGTTTGTGTCAGAATCGTACACGGTTTCTCCATCTGGTCTTAAATTAGCGGTTATAAGCCTTGAGGTGTGTTTTGCTATAATGGCGAGTGACTTGTGGATGACTTTGTTGCGATAACATTGGTCTGAGGAATTTAGAAAGgctcaaaaatataacattcCTGAGCAAAACTGAAATAAGAGTGGGCGAGAGTGTGTATTTTGTACTCAATGATGAACGGATCAACCGCGATCCGTTTCACCACTAGTTTTTTAACCAATGAGCAATAACTATGCTTACGTCAGTTCTGaaatcagtctcttcttgctcattttgaattgCATAAGTCAAGGTGTtcgaaaaaaataaagcaatttgTATCGtgaaagaaacttaaaaaaataagtacacAAAACTGCGTTTTTAAATTAGCTTACTTTTTTATGTCTGTCTACCTAATTAAATGCGaaagataaattaacattaGTCACACtaacaatttctttttaaactttcatttaaagggacggttcacacaaaaatctgtcatcatttagtctcCCTcaaagaaacacagagaaagatatttggaagaatgtttgtaattttaagTACTTGTACATCATgtactgccatagtagaaaaacaatattgtatttttttgttctgttgaacatataatgagatcttttgaagaattttggaaaacaaagagttctcggGCACCTTTACTAACATATAATTCTTcttactatggcagtcaatgatgtccagGAAATGAAAATTACTAAAGTTCTGCCAAATaatctctctgtgtttattggaagaaagtcatttatacatgtatgaaggatgagtaaacgatgacagtattttcatttttgggtgaactataactttaacaGTAATCCAAAGTTCTGCTTACGTAAACCAAGAACGTCCTAAACTCGAACTGTTGCAAACTTGTCCTGGTTTACAGTTTATGCCAACTTTTCTAACGAAAAACTGCCAATAGCTTCTTCACAGGCAATTTCTGGTCTTCGGTCTTAAAGTGGTCATATCacacttattttattaaaaatcttttttatctGACAAATGTCTTTTTGTTTCTAAAACTACATTTGTTGAACAGTTTTCCATCCACAGACGGGCAACGTTACTTTTGCCTTTGTGCTTATATACTCAAAAAAACTGAAGCGTTTGCATTGCTAAAACTTGACATGTTTACATAAAGAGTTGTTTTTATGTATCAAATGAATCCTTTTAGGACATATTTTGAAGTCCATTAATCTGatgttaaaatgatcatttgtttgtttaaacaggTATGGCGACCCTAAGGAAAAAGCTTGTGATCGTGGGAGATGGAGCCTGTGGGAAGACCTGTCTGCTCATAGTGTTCAGCAAAGACCAGTTTCCAGAAGTCTACGTGCCCACTGTGTTTGAGAACTACATCGCAGACATCGAAGTAGATGGAAAACAGGTTGGTATTGATTCTTCTTCACCCCATGTCACCTTTCTAAAACACATTTGGTTTTTATAGTATTTTCTATCAGCAAAACGAATGTGTGATTGTTGTTTTGATGATAAACACAAACGTATCAACAGTATGAAGTCCGTCTCTCCAGATACCTCATCCAAATATTTATCCAAACGATTGCCGAGTAGCACCGCTAGCCGGAAATAATAGTCATTGTTCTGGACCGGGCGATGTGAAGGGGTTATTTCATCACGTCTGACAGACGGCTCATAGTTCTGATGTTGTGCAGTACTGACCGCTACCAAATCTAAAAGAGACTTGGCAAAACAGGAAATGGCTGTTCTTCCTGGTTTCCTGTCTGGACTGGAGATATCCCTGCCCCCACTCTTTTTTTCACTTGCCGACCACTATAGTTGAATTCTCATTCTGTACATGGTTTACCACGGTATCTTAAAACTGTTCTCAGGGATGCTGCTCAGAGTTTGCCTTGTTTCTCAATAAGCTGCTTGAGGAAAACATAAACGCTTCCCATAGGAAAATCcatttttttatccttttacCCTGGTGATAGATTTTAAAATCACGGCATTTTGTATTCTAGCATTTACAGTAGAGCTGGCTGTTGACTACAGTCGATGAGTAATTCACCGTGTCCATAGCAAACGGAAGAGcggtttataatatataataataatacagttttCCTAAAAATTCAAGTAAATATGGTCTATGTACTGAATAAGTTTATAGTTATCATTCATGGTGTGATCAGGCTATTATTACTAATATCAAGCTAATAATTCAATGCTAAGCCACTTATGGAATGATTGACAAGTCATCTTGAGTCACTCGTTGGTGTTTTCTTCAATAGGTGGAGCTCGCGTTGTGGGACACGGCGGGTCAAGAAGACTACGATCGCCTGAGACCTCTATCCTACCCAGACACAGACGTCATTCTCATGTGCTTCTCCATAGACAGTCCGGACAGTTTAGGTAATCACAATGTCCAACACACAAAAAGCGTTAGTTTGCTTTTCAGTCGGAGTCATTCGGAGCGCCTGAGTCATCTCCATTGCGGGAAATTCCTGTGTTTTGTCTGCGAGCGGAATAGCATCAAGATATCTCTTTTGTCCGTGACATCATTGCTGTTTATCACGACTTGAACATCCTGATTCTTTCTGTCTGAAAATGTGGGGAAGTTAAAACATTTTGCGATCTTCTTAGCATGATAAAGGTTTTTCGCAGACGGTTCTGCGGGTATTCTTCTGAATTCATGGTGAGATTCATATTGAATAAATATCTGAGCGGTTATACTTCATCAATGACACGTTCCCCTAGATGTTTCTGGGCTGAATGTTGGTGTTAAACGCATGCTTGGTTATGTTACGTATAAATGAATCTTATGTAATAGGATTTGAGTTGTTGGGGCAGATCGCAAATTTTTCTCATTCAGTCTTTGTTTGTAATATGAATTTAATCCCACGCAACGTTTTATAACCTTCCAAAGttcttaaagtgaaagttcacccataaatacaaattctgtcgtTTActtaaaagatcttcttttatgttctgcgaaagaaagaaagtcatatgggtttgaaatgacatgtgcgagtaaatgatggcagatgttttatttttgggtgaactagcacTTTAAGGAAAACAAGTCATAAACGGGAATTATTTCAACATTTCCTAACTTTTTCTATGAGGAAAATATTCTAAAACCACTGGATTTGTATATgtaatgtgaatacattttaggGCAATAGTAATGTTAATTTTGCAATGTCTTTTAGCAcatgtttaaaggaatagtccaccaaaaatgtttcaccctcatgccatcctagatgtaaatgattttctttcttcagttttaTAAGCTTTTATGTGTCACTTTATGTCCATGCACTGAAATGTCGAAGCTCCAGAGGAAGTAAAACGATAGCTTTGTGTGAGAACATTTGCGATTTTTAGCTTATTAAGTggatttaataatgaaaaacacaatggcatgagagtgagtaaatgataaaataactatttcagtttcatttttgggtgatctagtCCTAGAAATGGTCACCGcccttttgaaaaatgtcaaacaGGTTAATTGTTTGACGGGCTGAGAGGATCTTTGATTTCTTTAAAAGGAAGTGTAGGATGTGATAGAATACTACTTTACAATCTCTATAGCACTGTTTTGgttttgattttgaaaaaataacatcaactttgatttggataaaaaaagaagaagaatacTCTAAACTAAAAGTTCTGTAAACATCAATTTTGTCTGCATCATTTCACAGAGAATATCCCTGAAAAGTGGACGCCCGAAGTGAAGCACTTCTGCCCGAACATTCCCATAATCCTTGTgggaaataaaaaggatcttcGGAACGACGAGCACACGCGGAGAGAGCTGAGCAAGATGAAGCAGGTGTGTTCACCAGTGCCGCCTCTGAGGAGTTCCATTAGAACGCACTTAGCAGCTAGCGTTGCTGTCATTTTAGAAGGCCTGATCATTATCGTTCGTCAAACGTATCGTAGCGATCGGTCCAATGACTGAGTGATGTGTTCTGCACCTCACTCCTTAAATGATGTGTCGGGTGCAGTGGTGTTCCGTTATTAAATCTGGGCAGACGGCCTCAGATATATGTGATCATTAAATGAACTGGATTGACATAATGTGTCAGGATTACATCTGCAGAGAGTCGGCGGCCACAGAATTCTTAATGTCCGTCACTTTAAAGTTCCTCACATCCCTGACCTTTGCGAATTTATCAAATTAGCAAAAGTTGCGGATGCTATTAGCTGGCAACAGACCACTTTAGCTGGAACTTTAACTTCATTTACTGTGTTTTAAGTAGGGCTGTTCAAGATCAATCGCATGCAGaataaaactttgtgtttataatagtAAATGTCTGTGCACTGCGCATATAAATTCtggatttttaaacacatatatttaagaaaaatataaaaatggataaatgtttatatatcattttaatgatatacatataaaaatattttcctaaatatatacagtacatgtatgtgtacttgaatgtttaaaaataaatatgcacatttcacagacatatattatgtaaacacaaacttttattctggatgttaTTGATCACGattaaatgattattttcaGTTAACATGTTTTCTTATGCTTGGGCCACACCAAAAGATAATCGGGCCGATTTCTCCCCTTCCGACAGTCCTAGGTAAAGTCTCGATGATCTTTAATGGCTCTAAAGATGATCTTATCAGATTTCCCtgtggtgtgatgtgtgttaaGAGTGTATGAACCTGATCGGAAGAACATCGGAGCCGCCcaacatgttgaatatttacGATCAGAAATCCAGATGCGTGAGGGAAACCCTGAGGACAAACACACAAGGACTCTGTTGATTGTCACGTGGAACAAAACAATACTCTGTTAGAAAGCCAGCTGACAGAAGTACGACAACCGTAGTTATCACTTCAGCCCacaatttctttattctgtcaaTTTTCTGTCAAAAGCATTACAAATACTATCATCGCAATTACGAATAATTTTAATACAAACCAGGCTATGTGCAAGTGACAGTAGTGGTTGGAGTCTGAGTGTGCGGATGCTTTAAGGTGGAACAGAAAATATAGGTCCAGTTGAGCTGGTGGAGAcagctgaattttttttacaaaactgcattaatataatttttttaattactgtgaagacataaatacaacaatattttagaTGCAATAACATTATATCTAGTGCTGTGCCAACTTAAATGCTTCAGACGACGGTGCTTGAGCAATTTCTCAAAGatgaataatatttgttttaattacataaaatgttatatgtacacatttgtttatgaaCACCTATATGATAAACAAAGTtcacagtgaaataaaaaaacgtattctGAAATCTCGAGATAATTTGCGAGATTTCCCCTGTTCACCGTGAGGACTGTTGGTGTGTGTTGTGCTTGCTTTGTCACATTACGGCGCACCACAAATTATAGGAGTGAAATTATTAATCTAGGATTTTTTTCTCCTCATATTTGTGTTCTCTCCCCATGTAAAACTcttataagatttaaaaaaaatcttttggtGTGGCCCCagcattaatttacatttttggagccTTACGTATGAACATTGCATATGCAATTTAAGACAGCAATttgtaaatttttatttatttaaaatgaacaaaaataacatataatTTCCTTACCTGACCCCAGTTTGTttctaataatgatttataatttatgcAGTCGGGTGAAATTTCACACAATAAAATTCACAACATCATGTGAAGTACATAAAACCCCTCCAATTTCAATTAGAAACCGCAACAGGCGGCAAAAGTTAGAGAGAGCTTTTTTTATCATGATGAACTTTGCGATTAAATTAAAAGGCTAAATTCGTTTCTGGATCTTGTTGAACGTGATAATTCATTTCCAACATTGTTTTCAGGAGCCTGTAAGACCGGAAGAGGGCAGAGACATGGCGAACCGCATCTGCGCCTTCGGCTGCCTGGAGTGCTCGGCCAAGACCAAGGATGGAGTGAGGGAGGTATTCGAAATGGCCACCAGGGCGGCGCTGCAAGTCcgaaagaagaagaagagaagcGGATGCTCGCTGTTGTGAGAATTGTCCGGTTGCGTTGATGCCGATTCGGAACGTTCTGTTACGACTCCCAGCTGACCAGAATACACCAAACTCCAAAATATATTTGACCAAACGGCATAAATACACCGTACAGTTTGTCACATTTCATGCAAAACTAACAGGTGGGACacgttaaaaagtaaaatatgcattaaaagaGGGCTGGGAAGAAAGACGGATTAGATGTCATGTTACATGCCTTGATCTTTCTTGAAAGGCAAAAAATAGTTTCTACTCAAGCTTTTCCTGTAAGATTGAGATTGATAGTAATTGTATTTTTGCACATTTATCAATGAACCGTCGTAACCGTGACAAAATCAAATGAGATTTCTTTTGACCTTTATTCTAAATTAATATAACGGAGTAGAAAACAGCACAGAATTTGAAGTCAGTGCCTTTGTGAAAGTTCCCCGCAGAACTTGATAGACTCGCTTTTTCTAAACATAAATAACTACAAGCCCCTTAAATGTATTACAAAATGCAAAAGGTTTCAGTTACATTGGCTATATTCTATCTTAGCCCCTCTCGTACATTAAGAATTTCACATTTTGAAACgaggtttttatttgttttactctGTTTGACTTGAGATACTGAACAGGTTAAACCAGCCCCAGAATATCCTCAGAGACGGGGTTGAGTTAAGTATTAACACGTAACGCAAACACTAAATGTTTAGCTGGGATTGCCTCTGAAGGTTTCCACTACTGAGAGATGTTAAAGAAGTACACAATGTGGTTATATATTCGTTTAGGGAGGTTTGTTTGGGTAGTATAAACAGGTTTCGAGTGCCTTCCGAGCTCACACGGAAAGCGTGTGCCTTTGGTTAGAAGTCTTGTAATGTGCACGGGTCGAGAAGCGAGTATGGGATGCTCTTGATCAGATGGATGTTTATATGCACATGATCAGTGTTTTAACATTGCATGATAGTTGCTAGCTGCAGATGTCAATggctagataaaaaaaatactgtatagaTTCCATTATTTCACTACTGTACCCACTGGTGCCATTGAATGTTTGACTTCTGTTAAACGTAACTCGATGTCTCCTGTCTGTGTCAGAGCATTGAAATCGAAAGCATGGTGTAGcttttttagaataaaaaaatgatatagcAAGTTTTTCTTTGGGTATTTCATGGTCAATGGGTTTTTTCTTGAACACTTGAGACATCATGCTGTCGAATTCTACATTATCAAAAGGCTGTGTTATTAAAAGGCACCAACTGGTTATGTATTGGTGGGAATGTGATGTTTTTCCAACATTTAACAACCAACTTTAGATTCATTGAAATGTTAGCGTATGTCGAGGCGGCTTGAACCAGCTTACACAGGGCATTATTAATAAACTTACTGTAATGCACTGACTGTACAATGAAATGCACAACACTTATccacaaaatgtttaacttttttgaaTACTGGTTTTTGGAGTCATAATGAAACCGCATCATAGATGTTCATTTGTGAATAGCACTGGACTGGTTACGTTGTGATGTCATCGTCTGCATGAGCAAATTCCTGGAGACTACAGCAACCAGTCTTAGCATACAGAGTTCCTCACGGAGCTCTAACATCAATCCTCTGCTGTGTGTCTATAGGGTCTCTTCCTTTTTCTGGAagtattaaatatgatttattattcCAGATTTTTATGAGCACTCATAGTAACAATTTGTAAACAGGAACGGCATTGCAGTCGATGTTGAAATGAAGTAAACCAAcctatgttaataaaatattttttgggaaacaaaataatgttatgCTTCTTTTGCGTGAAATTGTGCGAAATGTTGTTCGGCTTGGAGTATTCGACGCTTTTGTTGCCTTAAAAAGCTGGTCTGGTATGGACTTTAAATAATTCAGATATTTCTTTCAGCATGTTTTGCAAAGACTGTTTCACAAAAgtgtatttataataatcatgaATTCCCAAGAAGTTACTTTCAACACAcgatatataaaatatatatttttccttttgtttattcaaacccaataaaaaatattttctataaacATTCCAGTAAAGTGCTAAGAAGCATTTGAAATGTGCAAATCAGCCTTAAATTAATCGTGCCCAACCAGGTTAAGCTGAAATTAACAAAAGGTATACAAACAAATGATGAAATACGTGACATGAAGATAAATAAGCAAgctgtttgcatattttgtaataCTCATGTGAAACTGCTAATTTTTCAAGCACTGTGTCTCATTTTCAGTCTCGACTACCTGAAGAGATTCGTACAATATCATACTGACTGCATACTTGAGTCTGACTgcataaatgataaaatctcCATAGTGTTCACTTGATTCTgaattatgaataaaatgctgTCAATGCAATAAACGAGAAG
This DNA window, taken from Triplophysa dalaica isolate WHDGS20190420 chromosome 6, ASM1584641v1, whole genome shotgun sequence, encodes the following:
- the rhoca gene encoding ras homolog family member Ca → MATLRKKLVIVGDGACGKTCLLIVFSKDQFPEVYVPTVFENYIADIEVDGKQVELALWDTAGQEDYDRLRPLSYPDTDVILMCFSIDSPDSLENIPEKWTPEVKHFCPNIPIILVGNKKDLRNDEHTRRELSKMKQEPVRPEEGRDMANRICAFGCLECSAKTKDGVREVFEMATRAALQVRKKKKRSGCSLL